A genome region from Astyanax mexicanus isolate ESR-SI-001 chromosome 19, AstMex3_surface, whole genome shotgun sequence includes the following:
- the LOC103022544 gene encoding retinal cone rhodopsin-sensitive cGMP 3',5'-cyclic phosphodiesterase subunit gamma-like, with translation MSSTSSSSSSSNIGVSDVSSCPTRAINGPTTPRKGPPKFKQRMTRHFKSKPPKKGVKGFGDEIPGMEGLGNGNVFQVYPGLYWYRLWAAGVCPPCLERI, from the exons ATGTCATCAACCAGTAGCAGTTCCAGTAGCAGTAACATTGGTGTCAGTGATGTGTCCAGCTGCCCAACTCGAGCCATCAATGGACCCACCACACCCAGGAAAGGACCACCAAAGTTCAAACAGAGGATGACCAGACACTTCAAGAGCAAACCGCCCAAGAAGGGAGTGAAAGG aTTTGGAGATGAAATCCCTGGAATGGAGGGACTGGGGAATG GAAATGTCTTCCAGGTGTATCCAGGCCTTTACTGGTATCGCCTGTGGGCTGCAGGTGTGTGTCCGCCATGTCTGGAACGTATTTAA